In Brassica napus cultivar Da-Ae chromosome A3, Da-Ae, whole genome shotgun sequence, the sequence GATTACAAATCTCAAGTTTGATttattcaaatgtttttttttgtttcagatcCTTCGATAAAATACCAAAGGATGAGAACCAACTCAATGGGAATAAAACAAGAAGGCGATAATCAATATCAAGCCACTTCTTTGTCTTCGTTGAGGCAAAATCCGAGAATCGTGAGAGCCTCGAGAATATTCGGAGGCAAAGACAGACACAGCAAAGTGTGCACAGTTCGTGGTCTTCGAGACAGGAGGATACGATTGTCGGCTACGACAGCGATTCAGCTCTACGACCTTCAAGAACGATTAGGGCTAAGTCAGCCTAGCAAAGTCATTGACTGGCTCTTACAAGCTGCTCAAAACGACGTCGCTATGCTTCCCCCTTTGCAATTCCCACCTGGTTTTCACCCTAATCTCACCGCCGCCGCAGCCGCTGGAGAATCTTTCCCCGGGATCTTTGAGAGTTTCGACCTTGGAAGCTGCTCATCAAGAACTGATACGACCCAGAGAGAAGGTTTGAATCTTGAGAGTCATGGGTTTGATATTGATCATCATTTTTTCTCGAACTCAAACCATAGAGACAAACTTTATTTCCCTAGCAGCAGTTCTTGTCATTACAACCTCGGACAACTCCAACAGTCACTTCTGGACCAATCTGGCAACGTTACTGTCGCATTGTCCAATAATAATAATCTCAATCCACAGACGGTGGAAACTATGAGCTCTCTATTTCCGAGATACCCTTTGTTTCTAGAGGGTGGTGATCATCAACTTCAACTGTTTAGCTCAAACTCGAACTCCTCCAAGCAAACAGATCATGTCGAGTAGTTCTAGCTGGTAGCTTGGTTTTGGACTCTTTCATAAGTTGATGCGTCGGATCATGTGGCAGATGGAAGATGTATACTatattttagagagagagagagagatcgcttACATggttttaatgattttattattGGATTGAGTGTATGTATAATATAGTATAGAGCTAGTCTTATTAAGCATTATCCACGCCAACCTCAGTTTGAGCAAAGATATTAGTTATTGCTTGTTTTCGGTAATGTTTTGGAAATTATGTAAGTTTTGTATGAGAAAGCTACATTTCTTGTTGCGAGAATTATAACGTTTATGTTACTGTTAGAGATATATGTTTTAAGTGCTTAGGCACATAACCTCGTTGCATGCCGATCGAAACTTAGAATATTGTTTATGTGTCCACAGCCACATATGCATATGCTATATACACACCATGTATATAATCATATGATACATCCATTCAAActgaaataattaatatattttttaagataGCGGTAATGCATGATTTATATTTAGGGCTTAGATGGGGAGGCAGTTATAGACAGCATGCAACTGGATCTGCTGTCAAGCAGTGATCCCTATTTATCTTCTTTTGATATattactctttttcttttctcttttgtcTCTTCTTTTATCATTTTCCATTAACTCTCTTGTCTCCCACACATACATGATTACATGGTACATTGTTAAATAGTACCATGGTAAATTTGAAGACATTAACTTTTTCCTTTGCTTTTACTCCGCAGTCACTTAATGCCATCCATGGCTTGTTTTCATCTTAAACATGCTTGATCGACTACAAGAAGCTTACAATACCTTTTTCGTAGAATCATTGAATTTAAATAGGATATATCATATCAGAAATTGGATATAAATAATGGTCCATATATGGCTATAAACTTTACTTTTACAATCGGCATGCTTCAAACTTATGAAATgagcaaaaaaagaagaagtttacACGTTGTTTCATTTTCGCATAATTCACCACTTATCTTAGGCATGCAaattatctttttcttctttctcttcctttATTCCCCAACCTATCTTTCCTGTCCTGTtgctactttttttttgataaatggtAAATATCATAAAAACAAAGGTTTAGATTTACAAACAAAGTAGATCTAATTTAATGTAAATATCATCAGAAGTCATCTCTGTCTCTTACATCAGGGTGTAGATGAAGGGATCCTAGAATCAGTGCATCCACTTGGACATGAGGTTGAGGAAGTGCTTCCTATTCCTCCTAGCAGTGATGGTGTTTCGCATCTCCTTGTCGATAAGTTTGACGATGGATAGTGGTGGGAGGACAAGGTGATTGTGGAGAACATTGTTCCTTTGCTTCCAAAGTTGATACACGATGCAAAGGCATAACATAAATTAGATCTGTTACTAACTTTAGATCTTCTCAAACAAAGCATCTCCAGttcaaatatctaaaataaagcAATGTTAATGTTCTTTTATGTATAACAATCTTGAGTTTTTACCAAGTTTATAAGTTCGTAACCCTTTGAAAAAGTTACTTATAAGTTTTTTTAGAAACTTTCGACTATAGATATTGTACGTGCAAATGCACTCgcaatattttaaattgaattCTGAAGCCTTTATATAACGAAGTACGAATCTTAACATATTTTACTAAACTTGAATTATGTTAATCatgtttttgttgttgctaAAAACGTTACTCATGTTACCAATTATATATTCGTCAAATCATGAAAATGTTTTACGAAACCTGAAACAAAGCagtatcttaaaatatattttttaacaagaGATCGGGGAAAAGGAGCAGCATATCGGAGAATTTTTCCATTAGGATTTTGAATACGTGTAAAGCTTACACGTAAATGGCTAACGAGtaaattaattcaaaaaaaaaaaaggccaaCGAGTAATTCGGTCAGAAATAGATGGAGGAGCGGGGAATCGAACCCCGTGCCTCTCGCATGCGAAGCGAGCGCTCTACCATATGAGCTACACCCCCATTTTGATAATTTTCGTCGTTaacaattattaataatatatcaagaatatcaGCCGTTAGTTGCTCTGGGGTCCACGCGTACAGAATGTTTGATCTGTCAATCCACTCTTCATATTCCTTAGGTGTATTGGCGTCAGTGCACATGCGTCGCATTAGATAATTAGCTGATTCAAATGACGTAAGTACCCTTATATAAATATTCTTTCAGGCAGCTGAAGGAGTTGTCTTGAGCTGGACAAGGACGGCGTGTCGGAAATATCCGTGTGTACAtaccaaaccaaaccggtttggaaaaaaaaaaattaaaatccctAAGATTACCAATACTCTCGTCTCGGACTGAGCCAGATCCGTTTCTCCTTCACTTTCCTCTCTCGATTCTGTCTCACTAAGATCGACACTTTTCCGGCGTTTCCGGTTTAACATCTTCGTCGCGCAGAGCCACGTCTTCTTCTCACCTTGGCACAATCAAAGTCGTGTTCTTCTTCGTTCTTGTTgtataaaaccaaaaccaaaaccaaacttaAGTCTTTTTGCACCATACGATGAACGATCTTCTAAAGGTGAGATTTTTTATCGAAATTCGTATGGTTTGACCATCCTATTATAGTTTCACTCTTTTTTTAAGTAGAATCTGAATGGTGTAGAGAGCTATCTGACTTGAGTTAGGTTTGTAACGATATGACTTACtgattatttgatataaatttagtCACTTGTGCAGTCCCCAGCTGTATGCTTATGAGGGTTTATTATGGTAATTGATTATTGTGTTTTTGTTCTACTGAATTTTAATGGCTTTGGTTATGTAGGGTTCGTTTGAGCTTCCAAGGGGTCAATCTTCTAGAGAAGGGGATGTGGAGCTAGGGGAACAAGGAGCAGCAGATCAAGGATTAGATGATTTCttcaaaaaggtaaaaaaaacaaacaaacagagTTCTTCTATAATTACCTCACCATCTGCTCTACTACCTAAAGTGTGTGTTCCTCTGTTTATTATTAGGTTCAAGATATTGACAAACAATATGAAAAGCTCAATAAGCTTCTAAAGAAACTTCAGGTATTTATTATAAACCAATCACCTCTTTTTTTTGCTACCTTACTCTAATTATCTTCATGAGTGAGCTGTGGCTTCTCATTTGTATTACCGATTTTGAAACCCTATAGGCTGCTCATGAGGAGTCCAAGGCTGTGACCAAAGCTCCCGCCATGAAGGGTGTGTTTTGTCTCTTTTCTCTTATATCTTTTGTTCATTCATCTTCCTCCAGAACTATTGCTGCAAGTCAGTGAATATAATTATTGGTATGTTTCGGGGATTGATTTGATAGAAGCAATAAGTTTGGATCGTGTACTTGTACTAGCGGGGGACATAACGAACTTTCGCTTTATATTTCTAAAACTTGGAAAATTCTTAAGACGACAACGGATAGATCTTAACTTAGATGAACCTTTAAGTAGCCatgattcttgtttttttcatCGGCTTGAAGCTTTAGTATTAGAATTAGTGTTGATGGTTTGCCATAGCCTTACATATAGTCTGGTGTTCTCTGTGTTGCTGCTCCGTATGTAATAATGAACAGCaataaagaagaaaatggaaaaaGACGTTGATGAAGTGGGAAGTATAGCTCGTTTCATTAAGGGGAAACTCGAGGAGCTGGACAGAGAGGTAGAGTCACTCAAATCATGTTGTTTATTTGATCCGTTTCTTTTATATTAATGTTCATTCAAAAATGTTGTAGAACTTGGCAAATAGACAAAAACCTGGGTGCGGGAAAGGATCTGGTGTGGATCGATCAAGAACAGCGACCACACTGTGAGTATTCTTATGTTTCAGTTCGATAATCTATTGTGAACCTCCTTTTGTTCTCTCAGTCATTAATCTTATTGTACTGAACAACAGTTCcttgaagaagaagctaaaaGACAAGATGGCCGAGTTTCAGGTGAGTTATCAAGAACTATATGGAAACTGTTATTTCCTCAGATTGATAGTGTGACTTGTTCTAGGTTCTAAGAGAAAACATCCAACAAGAGTACCGCGAGGTTGTTGACAGGCGTGTTTTTACAGGTATGTATGTTATTTATGTTATGAGATTGCTTTACTTTTCCTTTTCTTACGTCTCCGTCTTATTGTTTCTGTGTGTGTTTTCAATTGCATTAGTAACTGGACAGCGAGCGGATGAAGATGTAAGTAAAGTAGAGTCTTGAGTTTTATTATAGTCTCAAGAGTTTTGAACAAGAACTCATGTtgtgccttttttttttttttacagacaATTGATGAGTTGATTGAAACTGGAAACAGCGAACAGATCTTCCAGAAAGCGATTCAGGAGCAAGGAAGAGGACAGGTTtgatatgtgttaaaatgtataaaaacaaTCCAAGATTTGACTGAACATGCTATAagatgtttatttattttcatctcCCTTCCAGGTAATGGACACATTGGCGGAGATTCAAGAACGTCATGATGCTGTCAGAGACTTGGAAAAGAAACTTCTTGACTTACAACAAGTATGGTTGGATTTTTCGTATTCTCTTACACAATGAAAACAGCTTTCAACTGAGTTTTTGATGCAATCTATTACTCATTGTATGGAGTCATTATGGTAAAGGCAGATTCATCAGGTTCCCTTTTGTTTTGCAGATTTTCATGGATATGGCAGTTTTGGTTGACGCACAAGGAGAGATGCTTGACAACATTGAATCTCAGGTAACTTGGTGTTATGTTTGCTTCTGTTGGATCAAAatagattttcttaaaaaaaaaaaaaaaaggcataaGCAAGGTTAAGATGaagttagatatatatatatatatatatatgtgtgatgctgttgatataaaataaagagTGATGACCTCAGGATTGTAATAGGTAAAATGATGATGAATTTTTGTTTGGTAATTATAGGTGTCAAGTGCAGTAGATCACGTGCAATCGGGAAACACGGCTCTCCAAAGAGCAAAGAGCTTACAAaagaactcaagaaaatggaTGTGTATTGCAATCATCATCCTTCTCATTGTTGTTGCTGTGAT encodes:
- the LOC106385072 gene encoding transcription factor TCP17, with the translated sequence MRTNSMGIKQEGDNQYQATSLSSLRQNPRIVRASRIFGGKDRHSKVCTVRGLRDRRIRLSATTAIQLYDLQERLGLSQPSKVIDWLLQAAQNDVAMLPPLQFPPGFHPNLTAAAAAGESFPGIFESFDLGSCSSRTDTTQREGLNLESHGFDIDHHFFSNSNHRDKLYFPSSSSCHYNLGQLQQSLLDQSGNVTVALSNNNNLNPQTVETMSSLFPRYPLFLEGGDHQLQLFSSNSNSSKQTDHVE
- the LOC106385025 gene encoding syntaxin-132 isoform X2, with the protein product MNDLLKGSFELPRGQSSREGDVELGEQGAADQGLDDFFKKVQDIDKQYEKLNKLLKKLQAAHEESKAVTKAPAMKAIKKKMEKDVDEVGSIARFIKGKLEELDRENLANRQKPGCGKGSGVDRSRTATTLSLKKKLKDKMAEFQVLRENIQQEYREVVDRRVFTVTGQRADEDTIDELIETGNSEQIFQKAIQEQGRGQVMDTLAEIQERHDAVRDLEKKLLDLQQIFMDMAVLVDAQGEMLDNIESQVSSAVDHVQSGNTALQRAKSLQKNSRKWMCIAIIILLIVVAVIVVGVLKPWKDKKA
- the LOC106385025 gene encoding syntaxin-132 isoform X1, which gives rise to MNDLLKGSFELPRGQSSREGDVELGEQGAADQGLDDFFKKVQDIDKQYEKLNKLLKKLQAAHEESKAVTKAPAMKAIKKKMEKDVDEVGSIARFIKGKLEELDRENLANRQKPGCGKGSGVDRSRTATTLSLKKKLKDKMAEFQVLRENIQQEYREVVDRRVFTGMYVIYVMRLLYFSFSYVSVLLFLCVFSIALVTGQRADEDTIDELIETGNSEQIFQKAIQEQGRGQVMDTLAEIQERHDAVRDLEKKLLDLQQIFMDMAVLVDAQGEMLDNIESQVSSAVDHVQSGNTALQRAKSLQKNSRKWMCIAIIILLIVVAVIVVGVLKPWKDKKA